In Opitutus sp., one genomic interval encodes:
- a CDS encoding MoxR family ATPase, whose translation MNDFVSGQAVKDAQHTLDRLRTSMRLTIKGKDEVIDQVLICLAAAGHPLIEDLPGVGKTTLAYSLARSMDCAFSRIQFTSDLLPSDVTGVSIYDELERRFVFKKGPVFANVVLADEINRATPKTQSALLEVMDRAMVTIDGEPHDVGAPFMVFATQNPVDYEGTFPLPESQMDRFLMRLHMGYPKVADELDILRAARSAYDGIALNAVATAAQVLQLQAVCQQVFIEDSVLSYILQIIGATRTEAEFKAGISVRGSLALKHAAQGRALLRGRDFVMPEDVEELVVPVLAHRLSLLRQSSDPMEERRAITAALRRIVGNITAPV comes from the coding sequence ATGAACGACTTCGTTTCTGGCCAGGCGGTCAAGGATGCCCAACATACGCTGGACCGCCTACGCACTTCGATGCGCCTCACTATTAAGGGTAAAGACGAGGTGATTGACCAAGTTTTGATCTGTCTCGCAGCCGCTGGCCATCCGCTGATCGAGGATCTGCCCGGCGTGGGTAAAACCACCTTGGCTTATTCGCTCGCCCGCTCGATGGATTGCGCGTTTTCCCGCATCCAATTCACCAGCGACCTGCTGCCTTCGGATGTAACCGGCGTGTCCATTTACGACGAATTGGAGCGCCGCTTTGTTTTCAAAAAAGGCCCGGTTTTCGCCAACGTCGTTCTCGCCGATGAGATCAATCGCGCGACGCCTAAAACTCAGTCCGCGCTGCTCGAGGTCATGGACCGCGCCATGGTCACGATCGACGGCGAACCTCACGACGTGGGCGCGCCCTTTATGGTTTTCGCCACTCAAAATCCGGTGGATTACGAGGGCACCTTCCCACTCCCTGAGAGCCAGATGGATCGCTTTCTGATGCGGCTGCACATGGGTTACCCAAAGGTGGCCGACGAACTCGACATCCTTCGCGCGGCCCGCAGCGCTTATGATGGTATCGCCCTCAACGCGGTCGCCACCGCGGCTCAAGTTCTGCAACTGCAGGCGGTCTGCCAGCAGGTGTTTATCGAGGATTCGGTGCTCAGTTACATCCTGCAGATCATCGGTGCGACGCGCACGGAGGCTGAATTCAAGGCAGGCATTTCGGTGCGCGGAAGTTTGGCCCTCAAACACGCCGCTCAGGGACGGGCGCTGTTGCGCGGCCGCGATTTCGTGATGCCTGAGGACGTCGAGGAGTTGGTCGTGCCTGTCTTGGCGCATCGGCTTTCGTTGCTGCGCCAAAGCTCCGACCCCATGGAGGAACGGCGCGCCATCACAGCGGCCCTGCGCCGGATCGTGGGTAATATCACCGCTCCGGTCTGA
- a CDS encoding helix-turn-helix domain-containing protein codes for MSFIDQIAELEKAKSKIAQAEAKLVADRTTALAKLPSDYGFTSLNEFIKALTAAAGKASKGKKGKAAKAGKASKAPKAAKAPKAEKRGRTKITPELKAQVIEAVKADKSGAEIAKAFGISLPSVQNIKKEAGLVKSRTAAAPAAVVEAPAAS; via the coding sequence ATGTCATTTATTGATCAAATTGCCGAACTCGAAAAAGCTAAATCTAAAATCGCACAAGCTGAAGCCAAGCTTGTAGCTGATCGCACCACCGCTCTTGCTAAACTCCCTAGCGACTACGGTTTCACCAGCCTTAATGAATTCATTAAAGCGCTGACTGCTGCCGCTGGAAAAGCATCCAAGGGCAAGAAAGGTAAAGCAGCCAAGGCCGGCAAGGCTTCCAAGGCCCCCAAAGCAGCCAAGGCACCTAAAGCCGAAAAGCGCGGTCGCACGAAGATCACTCCTGAGCTCAAGGCCCAGGTGATCGAGGCCGTAAAGGCCGATAAGTCCGGCGCTGAAATCGCCAAGGCATTCGGCATCTCCCTGCCGAGCGTCCAGAATATCAAAAAAGAAGCCGGCCTGGTAAAGAGCCGCACTGCCGCAGCCCCCGCTGCTGTAGTTGAAGCCCCTGCCGCTTCCTAA
- a CDS encoding aminotransferase class IV encodes MPVNFIQANTNGRLHPADEPSLSPLNRGFLYGDAIYEVWRTYNDVIFAWNEHWQRLESSAAALYMDLPWTQSQMLKEIQKTTAAWRERTGSLAELYIRLQVTRGCGAIGLDVALADKPDFVLLVQPCPLLSAAQESTGLLLSLARGLKRNHPDTLNPAWKTGNYLNNLLCLREAKSRGADEVVITNLAGEITEAAVSNIGFVREGAVVLPPLEAGILAGITRRILIDRVAPKAGVQVYEEAVRPEDLPSMSECFLTATTKDLIPVRAIDSTSFSIGTDTITIRLKRAFADYVADYIKLHPQQLL; translated from the coding sequence ATGCCCGTCAATTTTATACAGGCCAATACCAACGGCCGCCTCCACCCCGCAGACGAACCGTCCCTATCGCCACTGAATCGCGGTTTCCTTTATGGTGACGCTATTTATGAAGTCTGGCGCACTTATAATGACGTGATATTCGCTTGGAATGAACATTGGCAGCGACTGGAAAGCTCCGCCGCCGCGCTGTACATGGATTTACCCTGGACTCAGTCGCAGATGCTTAAGGAAATCCAAAAAACCACCGCCGCTTGGCGTGAGCGAACAGGCAGTTTGGCAGAGCTCTATATTCGACTTCAAGTGACACGTGGCTGCGGGGCCATCGGGCTGGACGTTGCACTGGCCGATAAACCCGACTTCGTACTCTTGGTGCAGCCTTGCCCCTTATTGTCGGCCGCCCAAGAGTCCACCGGATTGCTACTTTCGTTGGCGCGAGGCTTGAAGCGAAACCACCCCGATACGCTTAACCCGGCGTGGAAGACGGGTAATTACCTAAACAACCTGCTTTGTCTGCGTGAAGCCAAGTCACGCGGAGCAGACGAAGTGGTGATCACCAATTTAGCCGGTGAGATCACTGAGGCAGCGGTGAGTAATATTGGATTTGTCCGCGAGGGTGCAGTGGTATTGCCGCCGCTCGAGGCTGGAATTCTAGCTGGGATTACACGGCGTATTTTGATCGATCGGGTTGCACCAAAAGCAGGTGTCCAGGTTTACGAGGAAGCTGTGCGCCCTGAAGATTTACCCAGCATGTCCGAGTGTTTTTTGACCGCGACTACAAAGGACCTGATTCCCGTAAGAGCCATCGACTCCACCTCCTTTAGTATCGGTACAGACACCATTACCATTCGCCTGAAGCGTGCTTTTGCCGACTATGTAGCCGACTATATCAAGCTACACCCGCAGCAGTTACTTTAA
- a CDS encoding DUF2937 family protein, with product MSWTAPFRPIFRTVETLFDRALCVVGAVAFAQLPEFIQQYRQRLGGHLDEARRQLAEFVAIASHAKLSLTQFIERTATNPDATVAQLGGVMRNAVLRVDELAAADAALRHASLWAKPFIFFRYIDTGIARATWEIYRPAVPTTGEGLFYALAGMLTLLGLYHGLIRYPITAACARRGHAETTTGTRKR from the coding sequence ATGAGTTGGACTGCTCCATTCCGCCCTATTTTCCGCACCGTCGAAACCCTGTTCGACCGAGCTCTGTGTGTCGTCGGCGCCGTCGCTTTCGCTCAACTCCCGGAATTTATTCAACAATATAGGCAGCGCTTGGGCGGTCATCTGGACGAGGCTAGGCGCCAACTCGCTGAATTTGTCGCTATCGCAAGCCACGCCAAACTCAGCCTGACGCAGTTCATCGAACGGACTGCCACTAACCCCGATGCCACCGTTGCCCAACTCGGGGGCGTCATGCGCAACGCCGTCTTACGCGTTGACGAACTGGCCGCTGCAGATGCCGCCCTCAGACACGCCTCACTTTGGGCAAAACCGTTTATTTTCTTCAGGTACATCGACACGGGGATCGCGCGAGCAACGTGGGAAATTTACCGTCCCGCCGTACCCACCACCGGCGAAGGGCTGTTCTACGCCCTCGCCGGCATGCTCACCCTGCTCGGGCTTTACCATGGGCTGATTAGGTACCCAATAACTGCCGCTTGCGCCCGTAGGGGGCACGCCGAAACCACCACCGGTACAAGGAAACGCTAA
- a CDS encoding LysM peptidoglycan-binding domain-containing protein, whose protein sequence is MRFRFFSLCLCALAALLFSAGCGRYDASPFTAEIDEPNYRRGKDLLRQGRNQEALASFLKVVDMRGDEAPESHLEIGILYQQHIKDPIAAIYHYRRFRELKRNSPQSDLVRQRIDAATREFARTLPAQPLDNQMEKIDLLDRVDQLQRENLQLKDQLLGVRTQAVNTSRSALSPLTSSVSAPPLGSVAEPNDALAPLAINPAESPISAEAPAAEPVVVAVAPKPVAVTVAPTVSLRASRPAVPAPAPAVPVSGRRYVVQKGDSLYSIAKRFYGSANNARVQSILQANRSVLPNAAALHPGLTLVIP, encoded by the coding sequence ATGAGGTTTCGCTTTTTTTCGCTTTGTTTGTGTGCGCTGGCTGCACTGCTGTTTTCGGCGGGATGCGGGCGATATGATGCGTCTCCGTTTACCGCTGAAATCGACGAGCCCAACTATCGCAGAGGCAAGGATCTGCTGCGCCAGGGGCGCAATCAGGAGGCACTTGCGTCCTTCCTAAAGGTGGTCGATATGCGCGGCGACGAAGCTCCTGAGTCGCACCTGGAGATCGGCATCCTCTACCAGCAGCACATCAAGGATCCGATCGCGGCAATCTACCACTATCGCAGGTTCCGTGAATTGAAGCGCAACTCGCCCCAGTCCGACTTGGTGCGCCAGCGCATCGACGCGGCAACGCGTGAGTTTGCCCGCACTTTGCCTGCCCAGCCGTTGGATAACCAGATGGAGAAAATCGACCTGCTCGACCGGGTTGATCAACTTCAGCGCGAAAACCTTCAGCTCAAGGATCAGCTCCTTGGGGTGCGTACTCAGGCGGTTAATACATCACGCTCCGCCCTTTCGCCGCTTACCTCGTCCGTCTCGGCCCCACCGTTGGGCTCTGTCGCTGAGCCCAACGATGCACTCGCCCCGTTGGCGATCAACCCAGCCGAATCGCCTATCAGCGCCGAAGCGCCTGCAGCCGAACCCGTGGTCGTGGCGGTTGCCCCGAAGCCGGTTGCGGTCACGGTGGCGCCGACGGTGTCGTTGAGGGCGTCTCGTCCCGCAGTACCTGCGCCCGCCCCGGCCGTCCCCGTCAGCGGTAGGCGTTATGTGGTTCAGAAAGGGGACTCGCTTTACTCGATCGCCAAGCGCTTCTACGGCAGCGCCAACAACGCGCGTGTTCAGTCCATCCTGCAGGCCAATCGAAGCGTCTTGCCCAATGCCGCTGCGCTGCATCCCGGGCTAACCTTGGTTATTCCTTAA
- a CDS encoding KpsF/GutQ family sugar-phosphate isomerase produces MALDTKTVLSRARDCIKIEQAALTATARGLDDKFVEVVRAVQTAIEGGHKLIFTGVGKSAHIANKLVGTLNSTGISTSFLDATQALHGDLGMCQENDLVFLLSNSGQSDEILKLIPGLRRLGLKTVGFTSNATSDLAKNTDLQLLYCVPREACPLLLAPTASTTAALAIGDALAMVLLAERGLTRDDFAKFHPAGNLGRVLLLRVKDIMRSGARLPIVTEKATTQEAILAMTKAKSGSIAIVHPKTGKLTGIFTDGDFRRSALTGDGFLTKPVVGFMTSSPKTVGEDALGVDALRLFQAHKIDDLIVVDTKGKPTGLVDGQDLPKLKIV; encoded by the coding sequence ATGGCACTCGACACCAAAACCGTCCTCAGCCGCGCGCGCGACTGCATCAAAATCGAACAGGCCGCCCTTACGGCGACTGCACGCGGCCTGGACGATAAATTTGTCGAGGTCGTTCGTGCCGTGCAAACCGCCATCGAGGGCGGCCACAAACTCATTTTCACCGGTGTAGGAAAGTCCGCCCATATTGCCAACAAACTGGTAGGCACGCTCAACAGCACGGGCATTTCCACCAGTTTCCTCGATGCAACCCAAGCCTTGCATGGCGACCTCGGCATGTGCCAGGAAAACGACCTGGTTTTCCTCCTCAGCAATAGCGGCCAATCCGACGAAATCCTAAAACTGATTCCCGGCCTACGCCGCCTCGGGCTTAAGACGGTCGGCTTCACCAGCAACGCGACCTCGGATCTGGCGAAAAACACGGACCTGCAACTGCTCTACTGTGTGCCGCGCGAAGCCTGCCCGCTGCTGCTTGCCCCCACTGCCAGTACCACCGCCGCACTAGCCATCGGAGACGCCCTCGCGATGGTACTTTTGGCCGAGCGTGGTTTGACACGTGACGATTTCGCCAAGTTTCACCCCGCCGGAAATCTGGGGCGCGTACTCTTGCTACGCGTCAAAGACATCATGCGCAGTGGAGCCCGCCTGCCCATAGTTACCGAAAAGGCCACTACCCAGGAAGCGATTCTCGCGATGACCAAGGCCAAAAGCGGCAGCATCGCGATCGTTCACCCCAAGACAGGAAAATTGACGGGCATTTTCACCGACGGCGATTTTCGCCGTAGTGCACTTACCGGCGATGGTTTTTTGACCAAACCGGTGGTGGGTTTTATGACCAGCTCACCCAAAACGGTAGGCGAAGATGCACTTGGAGTGGACGCTCTGCGTCTGTTTCAAGCGCACAAGATCGATGATCTAATCGTAGTCGACACCAAAGGTAAACCCACCGGATTGGTGGACGGGCAAGACCTGCCCAAGCTAAAAATCGTTTAA